A single genomic interval of Gemmatimonadales bacterium harbors:
- a CDS encoding ROK family protein, whose protein sequence is MRFVLGIDIGGTNLVVGSVAEDGRALQALDSEPTHAEAGASDVLDRLVALAARAVERTRSEVPGAEILGVGVGAPGPLDTRSGVVLLTPNLGWVNMPLRQIIHDRLGLRTALDNDANCAVLGEWWVGAARGSRHAIGITIGTGIGGGLILDGRLYHGASDVAGEIGHTTIDTEGRRCKCGNYGCLEAYASGPNIAVRAIEALEAGAESRLPAYVAGDLRQLTAQTVYQAAKDGDELALEVVNDTAKFLGVGIGNLLNIFNPEVVVVCGGVTLAGDHLFVPMRREVARRAFKPAVTACRIVPGELAGTAGVYGAARVFLDQTAAGA, encoded by the coding sequence GTGCGATTCGTTCTGGGCATTGACATCGGCGGCACCAACCTCGTGGTCGGGAGTGTGGCCGAGGATGGCCGTGCGCTCCAGGCGTTGGACAGCGAGCCGACCCATGCCGAAGCGGGGGCCAGCGATGTGCTCGACCGCCTGGTGGCCCTCGCCGCCCGCGCCGTCGAGCGGACCCGGAGCGAGGTGCCCGGCGCCGAAATCCTCGGCGTGGGCGTTGGCGCGCCGGGCCCGTTGGACACCCGCAGCGGAGTGGTGCTGCTCACGCCCAACCTGGGCTGGGTCAACATGCCGCTGCGGCAGATCATTCACGATCGCCTGGGACTCCGGACCGCGCTCGACAACGACGCCAACTGCGCCGTGCTAGGCGAATGGTGGGTGGGCGCGGCACGCGGGTCGCGGCACGCGATCGGGATCACCATCGGCACCGGCATCGGAGGCGGGCTCATTCTGGACGGCCGGCTGTATCACGGAGCCTCCGACGTGGCCGGGGAGATCGGCCACACCACGATCGACACCGAGGGGCGCCGCTGCAAGTGCGGCAATTACGGCTGTCTCGAGGCCTACGCGTCGGGTCCCAACATCGCCGTTCGCGCCATCGAAGCCCTGGAGGCGGGCGCCGAAAGCCGGCTGCCCGCGTATGTAGCCGGCGACCTGCGGCAGCTCACGGCGCAGACCGTCTATCAGGCCGCGAAGGACGGGGACGAGCTCGCCCTCGAGGTGGTGAACGACACCGCCAAGTTTCTCGGTGTCGGCATCGGGAACCTGCTGAACATCTTCAATCCCGAGGTGGTGGTGGTCTGCGGCGGCGTTACGCTGGCGGGCGATCACCTGTTCGTCCCCATGCGCCGCGAGGTGGCGCGGCGGGCGTTCAAGCCGGCGGTCACCGCGTGCCGGATCGTGCCGGGCGAGCTGGCGGGGACGGCCGGCGTGTACGGCGCGGCGCGCGTGTTCCTCGACCAGACGGCCGCGGGTGCCTAA